The genome window AACATTGTTATCTTTACCAGCTGTGAACAACGTACGTCATTTTGTCAGGCTGTGAGAAGAAGCAGCTGTTCCCGAGAGAGAAGGAGTTTTGTAATTCTTAACTCTCTTTGATTTGCTGCCCATGAACCAGCAGTTGATATGGGTAATAGTAacactctcgcacacacgcaaatatatatatatatatatatatatatatatatatatatatatatatatatatatatatatacacacacacagacacacacacacagattgtgtatatgtgtatacatatgtatatatgtatatatttatgcatacgcacacacacacacacacacacgcacagatatatatcaatatatctatctatcaatctatatatatacatatatatacacatgcatgtatgtgtgtatgtgcgtataatatgtgtgtgtataagtgtgtgtgtgtatagaagtgtgtgtgtgtgtgtgtgtgtgtgtgtgtgtgtgtgtgtgtgtgtgtgtgtgtgtgtgtgtgtgtgtgtgtgtatatatatatatatatttatgaacatatacatttatcatatatatatatatatatatatatatataaatatatatatatatatatatatatatatatatatatatatatacacgtatatatgtatatatgtgtgtgtacgtgcgtgcttgcGCGGATGTGTGttacttgtgtgtatgcacataagtCTGCAAACACAGTACATATAAAAGCACTTAATCCTCAACGGCCTTTGCGACTACCTGAATCGCGAGAGAACTCTCTCACCTCATTCCCCGTCGGGAATGCGTTCGGGTCCTCCCCCCTCGGGCCTAGTACTCGCAGATCACTCCGAACGAGTGCGTGTTGTCGCCCCCACACAAGTAGTCATTGAAGAAAAAGTGGTCGGTGGGCTTGAGGAAGGCGCAGTCGTGATCCTCGCCCCCGTCGGGAGCTTGGTGCCCGCTGGCCGCGTCCCCCCAGAAAGGGGTACCCATCTGAACCTCCGTGCCGTCGTGCCAGAGCCACACGCCCTCCGTCTCGGCGTCCGTGGCACCGATCCAGTAGTAGACGTCGCCCATGCCTGCGGGGAAGACGGAGGAAAGGCGGTTGGGTCGCGTGGGCCGGGGCTTGCGTGCCATGGGTGTGGGGCTCTCTTGGTACACATTCATgcttataaacaaatatgaatgtgtgtatatatacatatatatatatatatatatatatatatatacatatatgtctatatatatgtatatatgtttatatatatatgtatatatatataatgcgtataatgtgtgtgtgtgtgtttgtgtgtatgtatatatatgtgaatatatatgtttatatatatatatacatatatatatatatatatatatatatatatatatatacacatacatatatgtatgtatgtatacatgtgaatatatttatatacatacatatataaacatatgtatgtgtgtgtgtctttatttctttttcacataaacacattatatattacatactatctatctataacattAAATCACCTCCATTGCCGGTAAGGTAGTCAAAGACGTAACCAAGCAGATTGGCATCGTCGAGCTTCGCCATGTGTCCACCCATGTTCTGGCAGTAGGTGTTCATGTCCCCCCAGCTCTTGGTGCCGAAGGGGTTAACGAAGAGGCAGCGGCCGCCGATGTACTGGTACGGGAGGGGGCAGCctattggggaggggagggggaagcaaagGGGGACTTTTTGTTAAtacatttatctttttcattcgtGAATTGTCAGTTCCCATATTAGGCTCTTTTTGTTCAAATACTCATTGAATTTAATattattctgtgtttttttttttcttctgataatGTTGCAGAATAGTTAGTGTTCCATTATACAAGGATTCCTCTATGCAATGAATTCTGAAAAGACTCCAGCGCACCTGTTTTGGCCGGCTCATAACGCAAAACCGGTTCTGCCgctgaaagggaagaaaaatgcatgtttatttatctattcttcttttatatacttagatatatgtatatgtatatatgcatgtatatatatacgtacacacatatatatacatatacatacacacacacacacacacacacacacacacacacacacacacacacacacacacacatatatatatatatatatatatacacatatatatatacatatacataaatatatatatacacacacacacacacacacacacacacacacacacacacatatatatatatatatatatatatatatatatatatgtatatatatatatgtgtgtgtgtgaatatatatatatatatatatatatatatatatatatatatatatatatgtgtgtgtgtgtgtgtgtgtgtgtgtgtgtgtgtgtatatatatatatatatatatatatgtgtgtgtgtgtgtgtgtatgtgtatatataaacatacatacatatatgtatgtgtacacacacacgcacacacacatacacacacacacacatacacacacacacacacacacacacagacacacacacacacacacacacacacacacacacacacacacatacatatatatatatatatatatatatatatgtgtgtgtgtgtgtgtgtgtgtgtgtgtgtgtgtgtgtgtggtgtgtgtatgtgtgtgtgcgtgtgtgtgtacacatacatatatgtatgtatgtttatatatatacacacacacacacacacacacatatatatatatatatatatatatatatatatatatacacacacacacattattatgtatatatatatatatatatatatatatatatatatatatgtatatatatacatatacattatatgtatatatattcatgtatacgtaaatatacatatatacctaaatatcgatttgtatgtgttcgtgtgtgtgagcatatgtgcATGAGCGCATGTTTATGCTTTTgtgatctctctcctccctctccaacacaGACCTTGTTCGCAGATGACCGCGTGTTGCTCGCTGCAGTCAGCGTCGTGGAGGAAGTGGTGATCATCGAACAGCAGGAGGCCGCAGTTCTCCGCCTCGCCTCCGGTCGGCTGCTGCACCTCGTCGGCCAGGTCCCCCCACAAGGGCGTTCCCCGCCTCACCAGAGTGCCGTCGGGCCAGCGCCAGATGCCTTCCTCGGCAGCGTCTGAGGCGCCCACCCAGAAACACCGGTCCCTGAGgcctgggggaagggagagggggaggggggcgtgcaTGATCGTAGACAAGGCTCATATGTGGATGGGCGCACTTACACAGacacgtatgtatagatatattggtactgatagatagatagattgatagtcagagacagagacagagatggatatgaatatttctatatatgtatatatgtatatatatcatatatatatatatatatatatatatatatatttctgtatatatatatgtgtgtgtgtgtgtgtgtgtgtgtgtgtgtgtgtgtgtgtgtgtgtgtgtgtgtgtgtgtgtgtgtgtgtgtttgtgtgtgtattcatatatatgtatatataagtgtatatatatacatatacatatatatacatatatatatatatatacatatatgcacacacacacacacacacacacacacacacacacacacacacacacacacacacacacaaacacacacacacacacacacacacacacacacacacacatacacacacacacacacacacacgcacacacacaaacacacacacacacatatatataaatatatatatatatatatatatatatatatatagagagagagagagagcgaaagagagcagttaatatatacacacatatatatatatatatatatatatatatatatatatatatacacacacacatatacatatatatgtgtgtgtgtgtgtcacatttatatatatacacacatacatttatatatgtatatatacatatatatatgtatgtatacacacacacacacacacacacacacatatctatatttatatatttatttaacatatacggatgtatgcatgtagagagagac of Penaeus chinensis breed Huanghai No. 1 chromosome 37, ASM1920278v2, whole genome shotgun sequence contains these proteins:
- the LOC125045747 gene encoding sperm receptor for egg jelly-like, which encodes MALVIRGSLFVAGLVALLSGCHGTPPVRVQNAPRNAPTCSLPYHNIGGHCLLVDDLLLGSWEQMNTFCGDFGGTLANLYDANVLTAAIAYMDEHGLRDRCFWVGASDAAEEGIWRWPDGTLVRRGTPLWGDLADEVQQPTGGEAENCGLLLFDDHHFLHDADCSEQHAVICEQAAEPVLRYEPAKTGCPLPYQYIGGRCLFVNPFGTKSWGDMNTYCQNMGGHMAKLDDANLLGYVFDYLTGNGGMGDVYYWIGATDAETEGVWLWHDGTEVQMGTPFWGDAASGHQAPDGGEDHDCAFLKPTDHFFFNDYLCGGDNTHSFGVICEY